AGTCGCAAAAATTTACGCCGCCAAAGGACGGCCGGCTTTTAATCCGCTGATTGCCCACGTTGCCACACGCCGCGCCGCGGAACAGCAGGGGATATTTTCGCCGCAGGCCGTAAAGCTTGCGGACGTGTTCTGGCCCGGGCCGCTCACGCTTGTCTTGCCCCTGGCGGCGGGGGCCAGTGTCTGCGATCTCGCCCGCGCCGGGCTTGGCAGCGTTGCATTGCGAATTCCATCGCATCCGGTTGCGCAGCAGCTTCTGGCTGTCCTGGGGCGGCCACTGGCCGCGCCTTCGGCCAATCCGTCCGGCCGTGTCAGCGCGGTGACGGCGGCGCATGTGCGCGAGGATTTCGATGGCAGGATTGATGCGATCATCGATGGCGGCGTCGAAGTCGGGGTTGAGTCCACGATCGTTGGCTGCCTGACCGACGATCCCGTGTTGTTGCGCCCGGGCGGCATTCCGCGTGAGGCGATCGAGGCCGTTCTTGGCATCAAGCTTGGGGAGACAGCGCCCGGTGCAGCAGTCAATGCCCCCGGGATGCTGGCGGCCCATTATGCGCCACGCGCCCGGCTGCGGCTCGATGCATTGAACCTGGAACCGGACGAAGCGGGGCTCGATTTCGGCGGTCGCTTTGCGCCGGGCTCCAAGGTGCTCGATCTGTCGCCGCGCGGCGATCTCACCGAGGCCGCGGCGCATCTCTTCGCTTATCTGCGCAGGCTCGATGAGACGCATTCAAAAATCGCCGTAGCGCCGATCCCGTCAGAAGGCCTTGGCGAGGCGATCAGCGACCGGCTGCGGCGGGCGGCGGTCGGTGCGGGTTAGATCACCTTGCCGGGGTTGAGGATGCCCTTCGGGTCGAGCGTCGCCTTCAAAGTCCGCATCAGGTCGAGCGCAACCGGATCTTTGACGCCCGGCAGCAGATCGCGTTTCAGCCGGCCGATGCCGTGTTCGGCCGAAATCGAACCGCGGTATTTCGCGACGATGCCGTGAACAATCTGATTGATCTCGCCCCATTGCGCTAGAAACGCGGCTTTGTCGGCACCGACCGGCTGCGAGACGTTGCAATGAATATTGCCGTCGCCGATATGGCCGAAGGCGACGAGCCGCGCGCCGGGAATGCGTGCCGTCACGGCCTGATCCACATCGCGCAGAAATGCCGGCACGGCAGCGATCGGGACCGACACGTCATGCTTGATCGAGCCGCCTTCGAGAGCTTGAACGTCCGGAATTTTGAGGCGGATGCGCCAAAGCTCTTGGCGTGCTTCGGGCGTTGCAGCTGACTTGGCGTCAGCGACGATGCCTTGCGTCCGGGCTGCTTCGAGCAATTCTTCCACACGTTTCTCTAAGCCGCTGCTCTGGCTCGTAAATTCGAGCAGCGCATAGAAGGCGTGCGGGGCGGGTAGGGGATCGGTAATACCGGCCTCGTGCTTCAACACGAAGTCGAAAGCGATGCGCGGCAGAAGTTCGAAAGTCTTGAGTTCGGTATCAACCTGTTCCTGTGCGAGATTCAGAAACTGCAACGCCTGATCGGGATCGCGAAAACCAGCGAGCGCGGCGACGGTCGCGCGGGGCTTTGGAAAGAGTTTCAACACCGCGCCGGTGATGATCCCAAGCGTCCCTTCCGAACCGATGAAGAGGTTCTTCAGATCGTAGCCGGTGTTGTTCTTCTTGAGCTTGGAGAGATCGTCGAGCACGCGCCCGTCGGCAAGTACGACTTCCAGCCCCAACACCAGATCGCGGGCGACGCCATAGGCGATGGCGGCCGAGCCGCCAGCATTGGTGGCGAGATTGCCGCCGATGGTGCAGGCCGGGGCGGCGTTGAGCGCCAGCGGAAAATAGCGACCTGCGACATCGGCCGCCGTGCGAACGTCCTTCAAGGTCATCCCGGCATCGACAATGATCGTGTTTGATAAAACATCGATCTCGCGCAGCCGGTTCATCCGGATCAACGAAAGAACGATTTCGTCACCGGCCTCGGAGGGCGTCTGCCCGCCGACGAGTCCGGTATTGCCGCCTTGCGGGACGATCTTCGTCGCGGTTTCATCGCAGAGCGCGACGATGGCCGCGACCTCCGCAGTCGAGCCGGGCAGGACGATTGCGCGCGCCCGGCCATGATAGAGGCGCCGCGGCTCGCTGAGATAATCGGACATCGCAGCCGGGTCGGCGATGACATGCTCGGCGCCGACGACGGACGCGAAACGCGGCAGCAGGTCATTCGTCGCCAAGTGTGAAACGGGCTTGAGGCTCATAATCTTATTAAAGCAGATGCGGTCGGCCTTCGCCATTTGCACGCTCAACCGAGTAGACGGCGCGTGCGCCCCCTTACGGCCGGCCGCCGAAAAACCCCGACGATTTCGACATGCGGCGAATAGCGAAACTGATCGAAGGGAGTCACGCTCTCGAATTGATAGCCGCCGCTGGTCAGCAGCGCGGCATCGCGGGCGAAACTCTGTACATTGCAAGAAACCGCGACGAC
This Methylovirgula sp. DNA region includes the following protein-coding sequences:
- a CDS encoding L-threonylcarbamoyladenylate synthase, which gives rise to MLGADPAAVAMAADILRAGGLVAFPTETVFGLGADATSDAAVAKIYAAKGRPAFNPLIAHVATRRAAEQQGIFSPQAVKLADVFWPGPLTLVLPLAAGASVCDLARAGLGSVALRIPSHPVAQQLLAVLGRPLAAPSANPSGRVSAVTAAHVREDFDGRIDAIIDGGVEVGVESTIVGCLTDDPVLLRPGGIPREAIEAVLGIKLGETAPGAAVNAPGMLAAHYAPRARLRLDALNLEPDEAGLDFGGRFAPGSKVLDLSPRGDLTEAAAHLFAYLRRLDETHSKIAVAPIPSEGLGEAISDRLRRAAVGAG
- a CDS encoding FAD-binding oxidoreductase encodes the protein MSLKPVSHLATNDLLPRFASVVGAEHVIADPAAMSDYLSEPRRLYHGRARAIVLPGSTAEVAAIVALCDETATKIVPQGGNTGLVGGQTPSEAGDEIVLSLIRMNRLREIDVLSNTIIVDAGMTLKDVRTAADVAGRYFPLALNAAPACTIGGNLATNAGGSAAIAYGVARDLVLGLEVVLADGRVLDDLSKLKKNNTGYDLKNLFIGSEGTLGIITGAVLKLFPKPRATVAALAGFRDPDQALQFLNLAQEQVDTELKTFELLPRIAFDFVLKHEAGITDPLPAPHAFYALLEFTSQSSGLEKRVEELLEAARTQGIVADAKSAATPEARQELWRIRLKIPDVQALEGGSIKHDVSVPIAAVPAFLRDVDQAVTARIPGARLVAFGHIGDGNIHCNVSQPVGADKAAFLAQWGEINQIVHGIVAKYRGSISAEHGIGRLKRDLLPGVKDPVALDLMRTLKATLDPKGILNPGKVI